One segment of Clostridium ljungdahlii DSM 13528 DNA contains the following:
- a CDS encoding flagellin-associated protein, with amino-acid sequence MIINHNLMANNAIRNMNINSNNASKSYVTGLAISEKMRGQINRLNQTSFNAQDGISMVQTDEGALEGGDKHVR; translated from the coding sequence ATGATAATCAATCACAACCTTATGGCAAATAATGCTATAAGAAACATGAACATCAACTCAAATAATGCTAGCAAATCATATGTAACAGGTCTTGCAATATCAGAAAAAATGAGAGGACAAATCAATAGATTAAATCAGACCTCATTTAATGCTCAAGATGGTATCTCCATGGTACAGACGGATGAAGGTGCATTAGAAGGAGGAGATAAGCATGTCAGATAG
- the fliD gene encoding flagellar filament capping protein FliD, whose amino-acid sequence MSDSSMPIGSTGAGGGNMIRLTGLSSGLDVDAVVKKMMAGEQTKLDKAQQDQQTTQWKQEAYQDIIKNIKDLQSSFFDSGTSDKNILSQSNFAPFTVSDANGASTVDTSVATFNPMVGAQTGKYSISVTQLAKGAGVTNTLAAGTKLTTKLTDITGTTAEGTEATSLKKVITLTVNTGASDVNITLDNTDGNASVGDLVNAINNQSGGSVKAKFSELTGQFALSSSGTGKSSTLTIKSGTTASLSSIIGFSTDVVSNKGTGTTTNTVTKDGVTTTTTVTEGDWEITSESASNYKVTDAAKVVIQNSQNADVTITVPGGSPVTLNGTNGNAQSTNNFTIDGVSYVLSSEGNASVNIGSDTGKVYDKIKSFIDKYNDIVDDIQKKLTEKPNKDYKPLTDAQKAQMTTSQITAWETKAKAGILWNDDNLETMLNDLSTAFTTAVNNVGLSLGRYGSNNFGIDTSKDYTTPSHIDIVDPEQLKTAIATKGDQISKMFTNISAISNTAEYGSSLTQYKEDGIFTRISKILQKNVGYVNTTFNSAVLTSYANKQYDFTLTGTGGKNTLPDQLYEQQLKIKDIKSKMSTDQEKYYQQFSKLETAMDRLNSQQLQLSSMLGN is encoded by the coding sequence ATGTCAGATAGTAGTATGCCGATAGGTTCAACTGGTGCCGGCGGCGGTAATATGATTAGATTAACAGGTTTATCTTCAGGTCTTGATGTAGATGCAGTGGTAAAAAAGATGATGGCAGGAGAACAGACAAAACTTGATAAAGCACAGCAGGATCAGCAGACTACCCAGTGGAAGCAAGAGGCATATCAAGATATCATTAAAAATATAAAAGATTTGCAAAGTAGTTTTTTTGATTCAGGAACTTCAGATAAAAATATTTTGTCACAATCAAATTTTGCACCATTTACTGTAAGTGATGCTAATGGAGCATCTACAGTAGATACATCGGTGGCAACCTTTAATCCGATGGTTGGAGCACAGACAGGAAAATACTCAATATCAGTTACTCAATTAGCTAAAGGTGCAGGAGTAACTAATACGTTAGCGGCGGGGACAAAACTTACTACAAAATTAACTGACATAACAGGTACAACTGCAGAGGGAACAGAAGCGACTAGTTTAAAGAAAGTTATTACTTTAACAGTAAATACAGGTGCTAGCGATGTAAATATTACCTTAGATAATACAGATGGAAACGCTTCAGTAGGAGATTTAGTTAATGCAATAAATAATCAAAGTGGAGGTAGTGTGAAAGCGAAATTTAGCGAACTTACAGGACAATTTGCTTTATCTTCATCTGGTACAGGTAAATCTTCAACTTTAACGATAAAAAGTGGAACTACAGCTTCACTTTCTAGTATAATTGGATTTTCCACTGATGTTGTTTCAAATAAGGGAACAGGAACAACTACTAATACTGTTACAAAAGATGGTGTAACTACGACAACTACTGTAACTGAAGGAGATTGGGAAATTACCAGTGAAAGTGCAAGTAACTATAAGGTTACAGATGCTGCAAAAGTTGTAATTCAAAATTCTCAAAATGCAGATGTAACTATTACTGTTCCAGGCGGTAGTCCTGTTACTTTAAATGGTACAAATGGTAATGCACAGTCTACTAATAATTTTACTATAGATGGAGTGAGCTATGTGCTGTCAAGTGAGGGCAATGCATCAGTAAATATTGGTTCAGATACGGGCAAGGTATATGATAAAATTAAATCATTTATTGATAAATATAATGATATAGTAGATGATATCCAAAAAAAACTCACTGAAAAGCCAAACAAGGACTATAAACCTTTGACAGATGCACAAAAAGCTCAAATGACTACTTCGCAGATTACAGCTTGGGAAACTAAAGCTAAAGCTGGCATTCTTTGGAATGATGATAATCTTGAAACTATGCTCAATGATTTGTCTACGGCATTTACTACGGCAGTAAATAATGTTGGTCTTTCGTTAGGTCGTTATGGCAGTAATAATTTTGGTATAGATACATCTAAAGATTATACTACACCTTCTCATATTGATATAGTTGATCCAGAACAATTAAAAACGGCTATAGCAACTAAAGGTGATCAAATATCCAAAATGTTTACCAATATATCTGCTATTTCAAATACTGCAGAATATGGCAGCAGCCTTACACAGTATAAAGAAGATGGAATTTTTACTAGAATTTCAAAGATACTTCAAAAAAATGTTGGTTATGTAAACACTACATTTAATAGTGCAGTACTGACATCTTATGCAAATAAGCAGTACGATTTTACTCTTACAGGAACTGGAGGAAAAAATACACTTCCAGACCAATTATATGAACAGCAGCTTAAGATAAAAGATATTAAAAGTAAAATGAGTACAGATCAGGAAAAATATTATCAGCAATTCTCCAAGCTTGAAACTGCTATGGATAGGTTAAATTCTCAGCAGTTACAGTTATCTTCTATGCTTGGAAACTAA